A genomic region of Polypterus senegalus isolate Bchr_013 chromosome 17, ASM1683550v1, whole genome shotgun sequence contains the following coding sequences:
- the gosr2 gene encoding Golgi SNAP receptor complex member 2, with protein sequence MDTLYHQTNKQIQEVQSNMGRLETADRQSVHLVENELQARIDQIFSSLERLEILASKEPPNRRQNAKLRVDQLKYDVQHLQTGLRNFQHRRYAREAQEQEREELMARTFTTNDADTSIPIDDTLQINTSLHNAHRGIDDLLGSGSSILDGLREQRNTLKGAHKKMLDVANMLGLSNTVMQLIEKRAFQDKFLLIGGMVVTCIVMVLVVKYLT encoded by the exons ATGGATACTTTGTACCACCAGACCAACAA GCAGATCCAGGAGGTGCAGTCCAACATGGGCCGCCTGGAGACCGCAGACCGGCAGTCAGTACATC TGGTGGAGAACGAGCTTCAGGCCCGAATCGACCAAATCTTCAGCAGCCTGGAGAGACTGGAGATCCTTGCCAGTAAGGAGCCGCCCAACAGGAGGCAGAATGCCAAGCT GCGGGTCGATCAGCTCAAGTATGACGTCCAGCACCTGCAGACGGGCCTACGCAACTTCCAGCACCGACGCTACGCACGCGAGGCCCAGGAGCAGGAGAGGGAAGAGCTCATGGCCAGAACATTCACCACTAAT GACGCAGACACCTCCATCCCCATAGATGATACCCTCCAAATCAACACCTCTTTGCACAACGCCCATCGAGGCATTGATGACCTGCTGGGCAGCGGCAGCAGCATCCTGGATGGTCTTCGTGAGCAGAGGAACACCCTTAAG GGAGCCCACAAGAAGATGCTGGACGTGGCCAACATGCTGGGCCTCTCAAACACGGTCATGCAGCTCATTGAGAAACGGGCATTCCAAGACAAGTTCCTCCTGATAGGGGGCATGGTGGTCACCTGCATCGTCATGGTCTTGGTCGTCAAGTACCTCACCTGA